AGGAGGGGTTGTACGACAAAGAGTTCGTCTCCCGATCCAGCGAAGGATTTGAGGAATTCCGGCGTTTTGTCGAGGAAAACTACCATCCCGATCGCGTGGCCTCTTTCGCCGATGTTGCCGCCGCGCGCATCCGTCGCATCGCCCGGGAATTCGCCACTCATCGTCCGGCTCTTGCGCTCGCCGGAGATGCGGCTACGGCCCACACGAACGGACTGTTCACAGCGGTAGCTGTCGCGGCGCTCAATGCCCTGGTCGGGGCCATCGGCGCACCTGGAGGGATTTTCTTTGACGCGCCTCCCCCACTCGGGCCCCTGCCGCCGGTGATGCTTGACGACGTGGCGCGACGGGGACTTGATCGCGTCCCTCTTGGCGGGGCGCCCCGAAGCGCACTGACCCTCGCCGAACAGCTCCTGTCGTCTCAGCCCTACCCCATGCGGGTGGCATTCATCCATGAGACGAATCCCGTCTTCACGCTGCCGGAGGCGGCGAAGGTGAAAGAGGCGCTCGACCGTGTCCCCTTCATTGTGAGCTTCTCACCCTTCCTCGACGAGACGGCGACGCTGGCCGATGTCATTTTGCCCGATCACGTTCCGCTCGAAAGCTGGACCGATGCCATCCCCGTCTCAGGAACAGGACGTGCGGTGTTCGGTATCGGGCAGCCGATTGTCGCGCCGCTTCACGATACGCGCAGCACGCCCGAGGTTTTGATCCAGTTGGCGAAAGCTCTCGGGGGGAGTGTGGCGGCGTCCTTCCCCTGGGAGAGTTACAGCGATGTCCTCAAGACGGTGGCTCGCGGCCTGTTCGCCGCGCGACGGGGATCCGTCGTGGCCGAGGACTTCGACTCGTTCTGGGATCAACTGGTGACCAAAGGGGGCTGGTGGGACGACGCCGTTCCCTCTCCGATCGCGTTTCGGACACCTTCCAGGAAATTTGAATTCGTCATCGGGCGAAAGGGTTCCGGCATCCCGGAGATGGAGACAGAACCGCAGTTCGCCGGAGACGGATCAGACTATCCTTTTCATCTCATCGTTTATCCCTCGGTGGCTTTCGGTGACGGGCGGGGTGCGAATCAACCGTGGCTTCAGGAGATGCCCGACCCGATGACGACGGCGTGCTGGGGCTCATGGGTGGAGATCAATCCGAAGACGGCGGAACGACTCGGCGTGAAGGAAAATGATCTCGTTTGGATCGAATCTCCCTACGGGAGGGTTCAAGCTCCTGTACTGCTCTTTCCGGGCGCGCGGCCCGATACCCTTCATATTCCCGTCGGGCAGGGTCACGATGCCTATGGGCGCTATGCACAGCATCGCGGCGTCAATCCCCTGAAGATTCTTGCTCCCCTGCGGGAGCCGCGCACGGGCTCGCTCGCCTGGGCCGCCACGCGCGTCCGCGTCTCCAAAGCGGAGGGAAGCAAACGCATTGTGAAAATCGGCTTTGACCGACGTCACACGGAAGCGGAGAGGAGGTAACCGAATGCCCCACTGGGCGATGGTGATTGATCTCGATCGCTGCACCGGCTGCGAAGCCTGTGTGATCGCCTGTCATGCGGAAAACAACATCCCCATCGTCGGCGAAGAGCAATCGGCGAAGGGCCGACAGGTGAACTGGATTCGGGTGGAGCGTTACTGGGAAGGCGAATATCCCAACGTGCGGGCGCGTTTCATCCCGGTGCTGTGTCAACACTGCGACGCGGCGCCGTGCGAACCGGTCTGCCCGGTCTATGCGACGTATCACAATCCCGAGGGCCTCAACGCCCAGGTCTACAATCGCTGTATCGGCACGCGCTTTTGCGCCAACAACTGTCCCTACTCGGTGCGCTACTTCAACTGGTTTGATCCGCGGTGGGACACCCCCCTCGACGAGCAACTCAATCCCGACGTCGCCATCCGCAGCAAGGGGATCATCGAAAAGTGTAGCTTTTGCATTCAACGGATTCATCGCGCGCGACAACGGGCGCGGGAGGAAAACCGCGCGATTCGGGACGGAGAGGTGCAGCCGGCCTGCGCTCAATCCTGTCCCGCCGAAGCGATGGTCTTTGGCGATCTCGACGACCCGGAGAGTCGTGTATCGCGCCTGGCGGCCAGTCGGCGGGCCTTCCATCTGCTCGGTGAGCTGGGAACGAAACCGCGCGTGATTTACCTCAAGGAGGACGAGTGGAATGAACCACCGGCTGAGTGACGCCGAGATCAATCGCGACTTGCTTCGGCCACTGGTGGAGACGGGCCGGGGATTCTATCTGACGGCAACGCTTCTGGCCGGGCTCGTCCTCTACGGCGCTGCCGTGTGGGGCTATCAACTGTACACGGGCCTGGGCGTGGCCGGGATCAACCGGCCGGTTCAGTGGGGTTTTTACATCACCAATTTCGTCTTCTATATCGGCATCAGTCATGCGG
This portion of the Blastocatellia bacterium genome encodes:
- a CDS encoding molybdopterin-dependent oxidoreductase, coding for MKRREFLITTALGAGSTVLLESCGHSEEKIIPLLISEEQLIPGAEQWTASVCRQCAAGCGILVRTMMGERETIVNGERVRLSVRQAKKIEGNPDHPVNRGRLCARGQAALQVLYNPDRVKTPLKRVGPRGSGHFQPASWDEALELVTVRLKELREQNEPHTLLFLTGALQGPTTTVIERFLQAFGSPNLIRHDAFAPDPVREANRLTMGYDAYAALDLERTNYLLSFGAGFLETYLSPVQYSRGFGHMRQGRPGRRGKIVQIEPRFSLTAANADEWVPVKPGTEGALALAMAHVIMQEGLYDKEFVSRSSEGFEEFRRFVEENYHPDRVASFADVAAARIRRIAREFATHRPALALAGDAATAHTNGLFTAVAVAALNALVGAIGAPGGIFFDAPPPLGPLPPVMLDDVARRGLDRVPLGGAPRSALTLAEQLLSSQPYPMRVAFIHETNPVFTLPEAAKVKEALDRVPFIVSFSPFLDETATLADVILPDHVPLESWTDAIPVSGTGRAVFGIGQPIVAPLHDTRSTPEVLIQLAKALGGSVAASFPWESYSDVLKTVARGLFAARRGSVVAEDFDSFWDQLVTKGGWWDDAVPSPIAFRTPSRKFEFVIGRKGSGIPEMETEPQFAGDGSDYPFHLIVYPSVAFGDGRGANQPWLQEMPDPMTTACWGSWVEINPKTAERLGVKENDLVWIESPYGRVQAPVLLFPGARPDTLHIPVGQGHDAYGRYAQHRGVNPLKILAPLREPRTGSLAWAATRVRVSKAEGSKRIVKIGFDRRHTEAERR
- a CDS encoding 4Fe-4S dicluster domain-containing protein, which translates into the protein MPHWAMVIDLDRCTGCEACVIACHAENNIPIVGEEQSAKGRQVNWIRVERYWEGEYPNVRARFIPVLCQHCDAAPCEPVCPVYATYHNPEGLNAQVYNRCIGTRFCANNCPYSVRYFNWFDPRWDTPLDEQLNPDVAIRSKGIIEKCSFCIQRIHRARQRAREENRAIRDGEVQPACAQSCPAEAMVFGDLDDPESRVSRLAASRRAFHLLGELGTKPRVIYLKEDEWNEPPAE